Proteins encoded in a region of the Apilactobacillus apisilvae genome:
- a CDS encoding TPM domain-containing protein, with product MGKLNANAESTNPTPNSEYVIEDYANILSDNTKQIILNQDKKYQQTETKPQIVVMTVKSTGDLSIADYADKLLENDRWKFGKKGLDNGTLILFAQNGGKNNVRISTGYGVEGILPDGKTNQILQNNKSLLKSSNSSEVDNGLQQTFQDVASIVSKEYANKSVKDAKATMQANQRKKYTTWVLLFILLGIVGVIIYYLKKNNNDDNNHHNHYGGGSGGGDNGFWTGALIGSLLGSGGSRSSGSDFGSFGGGDSGGFSDSGGGGDFGGGGSDI from the coding sequence ATGGGTAAATTAAATGCAAATGCTGAATCGACCAATCCAACACCTAATTCGGAGTATGTGATTGAAGATTATGCTAATATTTTATCTGATAATACTAAACAAATTATTCTAAATCAGGATAAAAAATATCAACAAACGGAAACGAAACCACAAATTGTTGTAATGACGGTAAAGTCAACTGGAGATTTATCTATTGCAGATTATGCTGATAAACTTTTGGAAAATGATCGCTGGAAATTTGGTAAAAAAGGCCTGGATAATGGAACTTTAATTTTATTTGCCCAAAATGGGGGTAAAAATAATGTTAGAATTAGTACAGGTTATGGAGTTGAAGGAATCTTACCTGATGGTAAAACTAATCAAATTCTACAAAATAATAAGTCTTTATTGAAGTCTAGCAATTCTTCAGAAGTTGACAATGGACTTCAACAGACTTTTCAAGATGTTGCTTCAATTGTCAGTAAAGAATACGCTAACAAATCAGTAAAAGACGCCAAGGCAACCATGCAAGCTAACCAACGTAAAAAGTATACTACTTGGGTATTATTATTTATTTTATTAGGAATAGTTGGTGTAATTATCTACTATCTGAAGAAGAATAATAATGATGACAATAACCATCATAATCATTACGGTGGTGGCTCTGGAGGCGGCGATAATGGTTTCTGGACTGGTGCATTAATCGGTAGTTTACTAGGATCTGGTGGTTCTAGGTCTAGCGGTAGTGATTTTGGTAGCTTTGGTGGTGGCGACTCTGGTGGCTTTAGTGATTCCGGAGGCGGCGGAGACTTCGGTGGTGGAGGATCCGATATTTAA
- a CDS encoding LemA family protein, whose protein sequence is MIENKPFYKRGWFITLVVVGVVLIGMIGGFIKSSNSMSTSEQGVEEQLAQVQTVLQRRADLIPNLMNAVKGQQKQEKQVYGDISKARTEYYNSKSKYNNANNSSDKVNALSGQDRALNVMVGSIREAYPKLESNSNMQTLMVQLEGSENRISVERNRYNKTAREYNNKLVKFPGSLVASITNHKKANYFQADESAQKAPSVNF, encoded by the coding sequence ATGATTGAAAACAAACCATTTTATAAACGTGGCTGGTTTATTACACTAGTCGTAGTTGGTGTTGTACTAATTGGAATGATTGGTGGTTTTATTAAATCTTCCAATAGCATGTCAACCAGTGAACAAGGCGTAGAGGAACAATTGGCACAAGTTCAAACCGTTTTACAACGTCGTGCTGACTTAATTCCTAACTTAATGAATGCTGTAAAGGGCCAACAAAAACAAGAAAAACAAGTTTATGGTGACATTAGTAAGGCTAGAACTGAATACTATAATTCAAAATCTAAGTATAACAATGCTAACAATAGTTCTGACAAAGTTAATGCTTTAAGTGGGCAAGATCGTGCTTTAAATGTCATGGTTGGTTCAATTCGTGAAGCATATCCAAAATTAGAATCTAATAGTAATATGCAAACTTTGATGGTACAACTAGAAGGGAGTGAAAACCGCATTAGTGTGGAACGTAATCGTTATAATAAGACTGCTCGTGAATATAACAATAAACTAGTTAAATTCCCTGGTTCATTAGTTGCAAGTATTACTAACCACAAGAAGGCTAATTACTTCCAAGCTGATGAAAGTGCCCAAAAAGCTCCATCAGTTAACTTCTAA
- the brnQ gene encoding branched-chain amino acid transport system II carrier protein has translation MQDEIKDLNNKPLSIKQYLVVGSMLFALFFGAGNLIFPIHLGQLAGANWIPAAAGFLISGVILPLLSVLAISITRSKGVFDIAKPLGTGFAIIFLVMVHATLGPLFATPRTASVNFTVGIKPFIPDQYVQLAMIIFTGIFFIATFLLAYKTTSILDSLGKILNPLFLALLFIAFLLAFLHPMGNAASQSISSTYQHASFFNGFLEGYNTMDALAGLAFGVAVVSAVNVLGKTNPKSNANATAKAGFISESLVGIIYIVLIWIGATSLNLFKISNDNGGTTFNQFMGHYLGSTGHALLATLMTLTCITTAVGLASAFAQDFHQHFPKFSYHQWLGLNCIISFVVANAGLNLIVTWSTPVLMLLYPFAITLILLSIFSPLFKRNKIVYITTIIFITIPAFFDMLVSMPPMISNLTVIQSLIKIEQGILPFANIKMDWILPGIVGAIIGLIIYKYKK, from the coding sequence ATGCAAGATGAAATTAAAGATCTCAATAATAAACCATTGTCCATCAAACAATATTTAGTTGTAGGATCAATGTTATTTGCCCTATTTTTTGGTGCAGGTAACTTAATTTTTCCAATTCATTTAGGTCAATTAGCTGGTGCTAATTGGATTCCTGCGGCAGCTGGGTTTCTAATATCTGGGGTGATTTTGCCATTACTATCAGTTTTAGCAATTAGTATTACCCGTTCAAAAGGGGTTTTTGATATCGCAAAACCATTAGGTACTGGTTTTGCAATTATATTCTTGGTGATGGTTCACGCAACTTTGGGCCCATTATTTGCTACGCCTAGAACCGCAAGCGTTAACTTTACCGTTGGAATTAAACCATTCATCCCTGACCAATACGTTCAATTAGCAATGATTATTTTTACTGGTATTTTCTTTATTGCAACATTCTTATTAGCATACAAAACAACCAGCATTTTAGATAGTTTAGGAAAAATTTTAAATCCATTATTTTTAGCACTACTATTTATTGCATTTTTATTAGCCTTTTTACATCCAATGGGCAATGCCGCTAGTCAATCAATCTCATCTACTTATCAACATGCATCATTCTTCAATGGATTTTTGGAAGGTTATAATACAATGGATGCTTTAGCTGGATTAGCCTTTGGAGTTGCCGTTGTTAGTGCAGTTAATGTCTTAGGCAAAACAAATCCTAAATCAAATGCCAACGCAACTGCAAAAGCCGGCTTCATTTCAGAATCATTAGTTGGAATTATTTATATTGTATTAATTTGGATCGGTGCAACTTCACTAAATTTATTTAAGATTAGTAATGATAATGGTGGAACTACTTTTAATCAATTTATGGGACATTATTTAGGTTCAACTGGACATGCTTTACTGGCCACTTTAATGACTTTAACTTGTATTACCACTGCAGTTGGTTTGGCCTCAGCTTTTGCACAAGATTTTCATCAACATTTTCCAAAATTCAGTTATCATCAATGGTTAGGGCTAAATTGTATTATTTCATTTGTGGTTGCTAATGCTGGATTAAACTTAATTGTTACCTGGTCAACGCCAGTATTAATGTTATTATATCCATTCGCAATTACATTAATTTTATTATCAATTTTTTCCCCATTATTTAAAAGAAATAAAATTGTTTATATAACGACCATTATTTTTATAACGATACCTGCATTCTTTGATATGTTAGTTTCAATGCCACCGATGATTAGTAATTTAACCGTTATTCAATCATTAATTAAAATTGAACAAGGTATTTTACCATTTGCAAATATTAAAATGGACTGGATTCTTCCCGGAATTGTTGGTGCAATCATTGGATTAATCATTTATAAATATAAAAAGTAA
- a CDS encoding zinc ribbon domain-containing protein, producing MKKCPKCGASVDSNSKFCTNCGYSFINDQNNQMNNQSKQNNTQDNINQNVESMKKYSNGYFSWFMKTIKKPSEEVKESHTYYGLTSFIVSAILIAFTMYHSFMTISSLLGDTFGSVLGNNISDNVSYFDCLITVLILIIVWILIGFLAKKFSSKNKIGFFEYLNKLSNVTNYIIIIDLLLSILVLVSSSYLAYALVFLFITLIIPVAYNIGLSLILFEHSNSKIDEIYMVLGTIIADLLAVLIIFKLFS from the coding sequence ATGAAAAAATGCCCTAAATGTGGAGCATCTGTTGATTCAAATTCTAAGTTTTGTACTAATTGTGGATATTCATTTATTAATGATCAAAATAATCAAATGAATAATCAATCAAAACAAAACAATACACAGGACAACATTAATCAAAATGTTGAGAGTATGAAAAAATACTCAAATGGTTACTTTAGTTGGTTTATGAAAACCATTAAAAAACCTAGTGAAGAAGTTAAGGAAAGTCATACATATTACGGACTAACTTCATTTATTGTTTCAGCTATTTTAATTGCATTTACCATGTATCATAGCTTTATGACTATCTCTTCACTTTTAGGAGACACTTTTGGTTCTGTTTTAGGTAATAACATTAGTGATAATGTTAGTTATTTCGACTGTTTGATAACTGTATTAATCTTGATTATTGTTTGGATTTTAATCGGTTTTCTTGCTAAAAAGTTCTCATCTAAAAATAAAATTGGCTTTTTTGAATATCTTAATAAGCTATCTAATGTTACTAACTACATAATTATTATAGATTTACTTCTATCTATACTAGTTTTAGTTTCATCAAGTTATTTAGCTTATGCCTTAGTTTTCTTATTTATTACACTAATTATTCCTGTTGCATATAATATTGGCTTATCATTAATTCTGTTCGAACATTCTAACAGTAAAATTGATGAAATTTATATGGTATTAGGAACGATTATTGCCGACTTATTGGCGGTTTTAATTATTTTTAAACTATTTAGTTAA
- a CDS encoding zinc ribbon domain-containing protein — MPKKLFCPNCGHPIQASDEFCQNCGFNLKNIDTNNDTVNNNSSQNDANQSNNSQFNNQNAIQRKSPQHKMKHPKLKLSIIAILVIVLGGGYLFGQNYYSKSATMNRIVDGMQDQNDVTKYFYTNDPSYTMNSDSLTPLSNYFNDNKEKLFEFKSQLMDGGETSGDKFEYKQNGHQFLIFPRYQIKAKTVYPTVYTNRDNAKIELDGKHILTSNSSDYQKKIGPIFPGQYELKATGQVNGKKISNDGKYYLSDNADSVNLVLKTIKFKVSAAPKSVIYINGKRQGTVDDSGNYAVPEMPYSSNMVVTAKYGNIDSNPTKVTSDDNESTVDVTYPGSVSKDDTQNLLDDVSNNLQNIVSDGDADDLDDDFVGGSDNNSYNQLYDWGKTQHKNDDINSVDLTNDIQSITPGHDGTSIINYNVKYVFYSDDSTNTEVFRWTATVKKDGDNLKIVKTASDNKPISQHKEED; from the coding sequence ATGCCTAAGAAATTATTTTGTCCCAATTGTGGACATCCCATTCAAGCATCTGATGAATTTTGTCAAAACTGTGGTTTTAATTTAAAAAACATTGATACAAATAATGACACAGTTAATAATAATTCATCACAAAATGATGCTAATCAATCAAATAATAGTCAGTTTAATAATCAAAACGCTATTCAAAGAAAATCACCACAACACAAGATGAAGCATCCTAAATTGAAGCTTTCTATCATTGCAATTTTGGTAATCGTCTTAGGTGGTGGTTACCTATTTGGCCAAAATTATTATTCTAAAAGTGCTACGATGAATCGAATTGTTGATGGAATGCAAGATCAAAATGATGTTACTAAATACTTCTATACTAATGATCCTAGTTACACAATGAATAGTGATTCATTAACACCATTATCTAATTACTTTAATGACAATAAAGAAAAATTGTTTGAATTTAAGTCTCAGCTAATGGATGGTGGTGAAACTAGTGGTGACAAGTTTGAATATAAACAAAATGGCCATCAATTTTTAATTTTTCCTCGTTACCAAATTAAGGCCAAGACAGTTTATCCAACTGTTTACACTAATCGTGATAATGCCAAAATTGAATTAGATGGTAAACATATTCTTACTTCTAATAGTAGTGATTATCAAAAGAAGATTGGCCCTATTTTTCCAGGTCAATATGAATTAAAAGCAACCGGTCAAGTTAATGGTAAGAAAATTTCTAATGATGGTAAATATTACTTAAGTGATAATGCTGATTCGGTAAACTTAGTATTAAAAACGATCAAATTTAAGGTGTCAGCTGCACCTAAATCAGTTATTTACATTAATGGTAAACGTCAAGGAACTGTTGACGATAGCGGGAACTATGCTGTTCCAGAAATGCCATATTCATCTAATATGGTTGTAACTGCTAAATACGGTAATATTGATTCTAATCCAACTAAGGTAACTTCAGATGATAATGAGTCCACCGTTGATGTTACTTATCCAGGTAGTGTATCTAAAGATGATACTCAAAACTTATTAGACGATGTATCTAATAATTTACAAAATATTGTTAGTGATGGTGATGCTGACGATTTAGATGATGATTTTGTTGGTGGATCAGACAATAATTCATACAATCAACTTTACGATTGGGGTAAAACTCAACATAAAAATGATGATATTAATAGTGTTGATTTGACCAACGATATTCAATCTATTACACCAGGTCATGATGGAACCTCAATTATTAATTACAATGTTAAGTATGTTTTCTACAGTGATGATTCAACAAATACGGAAGTATTCAGATGGACCGCTACTGTTAAAAAAGATGGCGATAATTTGAAGATTGTTAAAACTGCCTCAGATAATAAACCTATTTCACAACACAAAGAAGAAGATTAA
- a CDS encoding DUF1722 domain-containing protein, whose protein sequence is MSWQSDWAYNKYWVMARSQQAYNEIRNLAKNNQWTKEKEHKYEQIVIDLENITPTRATLVTAYQHVWGYFKKIANDDEKKTYLKYLDALSPKSDQLGPFLADLTDKYEVKYLQKSRIILEIKKS, encoded by the coding sequence TTGTCATGGCAAAGTGATTGGGCATACAACAAATATTGGGTAATGGCACGTTCTCAACAAGCTTATAATGAAATTCGAAATTTAGCTAAAAATAATCAATGGACGAAAGAAAAAGAACATAAATATGAACAAATTGTGATTGATTTAGAAAATATCACTCCAACTAGAGCTACGTTGGTGACTGCTTATCAACATGTTTGGGGATATTTTAAAAAAATTGCAAATGATGACGAAAAGAAAACATATCTAAAATATTTGGATGCATTATCTCCGAAAAGTGACCAGCTAGGACCTTTTTTAGCCGATTTAACCGATAAGTATGAAGTTAAATATTTACAAAAGTCTAGAATAATTCTTGAAATCAAGAAATCTTAA
- a CDS encoding toxin-antitoxin system HicB family antitoxin: MKVTIKLDGMLADQVKKSANTAHTSVEEYITNLLQDTLKTGNFEQRQFVGKRVDGKNVNGNNHLVMMDGIYYRYDLINEKELNQNASYEVIGNNGNILYLKKVKEEGI, translated from the coding sequence ATGAAAGTTACAATCAAGCTAGATGGCATGTTAGCTGATCAGGTTAAAAAATCAGCTAATACTGCGCATACTAGTGTTGAAGAATACATAACTAATTTGCTACAGGATACTTTAAAAACGGGTAACTTTGAGCAGCGTCAATTTGTTGGTAAACGTGTTGATGGTAAGAATGTCAATGGCAATAATCATCTCGTAATGATGGATGGAATTTATTATCGCTATGATTTAATTAATGAAAAAGAACTCAATCAAAATGCTTCATATGAAGTTATTGGTAATAATGGAAATATTTTATATTTAAAAAAAGTTAAGGAAGAAGGAATTTAA
- a CDS encoding SPFH domain-containing protein encodes MPFGIKVVRQNYEGLVENWGKYRKTIHSGLHFYIPFVQKIRSVSLAMQPKLLPRYSIITKDNAEVSASVTLNYHVTNSVKYQYENTDSVESMSQLVRGHLRDIIGRMELNEVLGSTAKINQDLAEAIGDLTNTYGVNVDRINIDELTPSAAIQEAMDKQLTADRERQAEISKAQGDAQSIQLRTKAQNEALIATANANAKATKLKADAEKYRIDTVQDGLKNADEKYFENQSINAFGEVAKSDSNLIVAPMNKANEYGQIATLKKILKDGDKK; translated from the coding sequence ATGCCATTTGGAATTAAAGTTGTTAGACAAAACTATGAAGGACTAGTTGAAAATTGGGGTAAATATCGTAAAACAATTCACTCAGGATTACATTTTTACATTCCATTTGTTCAAAAAATCAGAAGTGTTAGTTTAGCAATGCAACCTAAGTTGTTACCTCGCTATTCAATCATCACGAAAGATAATGCTGAAGTATCCGCCAGTGTAACTTTAAATTATCACGTTACTAACTCGGTTAAATATCAATACGAAAATACGGATTCAGTTGAATCAATGTCGCAATTAGTTCGCGGTCATTTAAGAGATATTATTGGTCGTATGGAATTAAATGAAGTGTTAGGTTCAACCGCTAAGATTAACCAAGATTTAGCTGAAGCAATCGGTGATTTGACCAATACTTATGGAGTTAATGTTGATCGAATTAATATTGATGAATTAACTCCATCAGCAGCTATTCAAGAAGCAATGGATAAGCAGTTAACTGCTGATCGTGAGCGTCAAGCTGAGATTTCTAAGGCACAAGGTGATGCTCAATCCATCCAATTAAGAACGAAAGCACAAAATGAAGCTTTGATTGCCACTGCTAATGCCAATGCCAAAGCTACTAAATTAAAGGCAGATGCTGAAAAATATCGAATCGATACAGTTCAAGATGGATTGAAAAATGCTGATGAAAAATACTTTGAAAATCAATCAATTAATGCATTTGGTGAGGTTGCTAAATCCGATAGCAATTTAATTGTGGCACCAATGAACAAAGCTAATGAATATGGTCAAATTGCTACTTTAAAGAAAATCCTTAAAGATGGCGATAAAAAATAG
- a CDS encoding D-alanyl-D-alanine carboxypeptidase family protein: MTFFNPIIANADFKTSMSNHARAAAAMDLNNHKFLYTKNASKRYAIASTTKLMTLYLAINKVQHEHNGWNQRVKISNNLSRMSKSSDLGNVRLVAGRKYTVKTLYRASLIASSNASAITLGKWVSGSNNKFIHLMNYQAKQWHLQNQAHFVSASGLENNDLYRYGIRYGKYRDYNRVSARAITNIAAKLLDLYPNIVNDAKHRIAYMGSQKMKNENELLKGGYSYDHALHVDGLKTGYTPLAGYCLVSTSKLHNRDRIIVTTLHDNSGSRDQAKMIKSINSSIGE, from the coding sequence ATGACTTTTTTTAATCCAATAATTGCGAATGCTGATTTTAAGACATCAATGTCTAATCATGCTAGGGCTGCAGCAGCAATGGATTTAAATAATCATAAATTTCTTTATACAAAAAATGCTAGTAAACGTTATGCAATTGCTTCAACTACCAAATTAATGACCTTATATTTGGCAATTAATAAAGTACAGCATGAACATAATGGCTGGAATCAACGGGTAAAAATTTCTAATAACTTGAGTCGTATGAGCAAAAGTTCTGACTTAGGAAACGTTCGATTAGTTGCGGGAAGAAAGTATACCGTTAAGACTTTGTATCGTGCCAGTTTAATTGCTTCATCAAATGCATCGGCCATTACTTTAGGTAAATGGGTGAGTGGTTCGAATAATAAATTTATTCATTTAATGAATTATCAAGCTAAACAATGGCATCTTCAAAACCAAGCTCATTTTGTTTCGGCATCAGGTTTAGAAAATAATGACTTATATCGATATGGAATTCGCTATGGTAAATATCGTGATTATAATCGAGTAAGTGCTAGAGCAATTACCAATATCGCAGCTAAGTTATTAGATTTATATCCTAATATTGTTAATGATGCTAAGCATCGGATTGCTTATATGGGTAGCCAAAAAATGAAAAATGAGAACGAATTGTTAAAGGGTGGCTATAGTTATGATCATGCATTGCATGTTGATGGCTTAAAAACGGGTTACACACCTTTAGCTGGTTATTGTTTAGTAAGTACTAGTAAATTACATAATCGTGATCGTATTATTGTAACAACTTTACACGATAATAGTGGATCAAGAGATCAAGCTAAAATGATTAAAAGTATTAATTCAAGTATAGGAGAATAA
- a CDS encoding C40 family peptidase, translating into MKNNVLKWISLATAVSGLYLGINNISAHADDNAQTTQQSTYNEAKTLYRTKFHFYKEPNSKYRLSSAKYDKGKKFKLTRIAQSSGGITYVKTNKGWINQNAFTQYVTGFGNMDYSMKVVKDDAALYNKPYETAGAKKIGSTSSLGIFNQEVKVNGRAETNLRKGYYRFNYNGRNYYIRGKYLEFNLAGLSGSNKKIETAFKAGYKLYGKSPYAWGKGRTVSSVRMHQFDCSSFVHYMYSKAGVRLGAMSSASTYTLKNMGSHVNYKHMKRGDIFFFDDKSEGKFCHVAFYLGNGLFIHDSPSADTGGVGISSLNDPHWSSRFNHYVRRVVY; encoded by the coding sequence ATGAAGAATAATGTTCTTAAGTGGATATCATTAGCCACGGCAGTATCAGGTTTATATTTAGGCATAAATAATATTTCTGCACATGCGGATGATAATGCTCAAACAACTCAACAAAGTACTTATAATGAAGCCAAAACTTTATATCGCACTAAATTTCATTTTTATAAAGAACCTAATTCGAAATATCGATTAAGTTCTGCTAAGTATGATAAAGGTAAGAAGTTCAAATTAACTCGTATTGCGCAAAGCAGTGGTGGAATTACCTACGTTAAGACTAACAAGGGCTGGATTAATCAGAATGCTTTTACTCAGTATGTAACTGGCTTTGGTAATATGGACTACTCAATGAAAGTAGTGAAAGACGATGCAGCACTTTATAACAAGCCTTATGAAACTGCTGGGGCTAAAAAAATTGGTTCCACTAGTTCATTAGGTATCTTTAACCAAGAAGTTAAAGTGAATGGCCGTGCTGAAACTAATTTACGTAAAGGGTATTATCGTTTTAATTATAATGGTAGAAACTATTATATTAGGGGTAAATATTTAGAATTTAATTTGGCTGGACTAAGTGGTTCGAATAAAAAAATTGAAACTGCTTTTAAAGCCGGTTATAAGCTTTATGGCAAATCACCTTATGCATGGGGAAAAGGTCGTACAGTATCAAGTGTACGTATGCACCAATTTGATTGCTCTTCATTTGTTCATTATATGTATTCCAAAGCTGGGGTTCGCTTAGGTGCAATGTCAAGTGCATCAACATATACTTTAAAAAACATGGGAAGCCATGTTAATTATAAGCATATGAAACGTGGTGATATTTTCTTCTTTGATGACAAATCAGAAGGGAAATTCTGTCATGTTGCCTTTTATTTAGGTAATGGTTTATTTATTCATGATTCTCCTTCCGCTGATACTGGTGGTGTCGGGATTTCATCATTAAATGATCCACATTGGAGCTCACGTTTTAATCATTATGTTAGAAGAGTTGTATATTAA
- a CDS encoding GNAT family N-acetyltransferase, whose product MFPCKIDDEIELSLPDIDHDAKALFNLIDQDRNRIMKWLPWVKHMQTVKDEQIFLSNSLIDYQNNKSLIVVIKYHGDIAGTISFNGFDENRHTADIGYWLGKDFTGYGIIHRCVIGMLDIGFNHYDLNKIIINAAVENNASNNVAKKCNFHLDGVLRENELLLDGFHDENTWSLLLKEKIHNDFHSNKI is encoded by the coding sequence ATGTTTCCATGTAAAATTGACGATGAGATTGAATTATCATTACCTGATATTGATCATGATGCGAAAGCTTTGTTTAATTTAATTGATCAAGACCGGAATCGAATTATGAAATGGTTGCCTTGGGTTAAACATATGCAGACGGTTAAAGATGAACAAATCTTTTTATCTAATTCATTAATAGATTATCAAAATAATAAATCCTTAATAGTAGTTATTAAATATCACGGAGATATTGCTGGTACTATCAGTTTTAATGGCTTTGATGAAAACCGTCATACCGCGGATATTGGATATTGGTTAGGCAAAGATTTTACGGGTTATGGAATTATTCATCGTTGTGTAATCGGGATGTTAGATATTGGATTTAATCATTATGATTTAAACAAAATCATTATTAATGCAGCGGTTGAAAATAATGCTAGTAACAATGTTGCTAAAAAATGTAATTTTCATTTAGATGGTGTCTTAAGAGAAAACGAATTATTATTAGATGGCTTTCATGATGAAAATACTTGGTCATTACTATTAAAAGAAAAAATTCATAATGATTTTCATTCAAATAAAATTTAA